Within the Clostridium scatologenes genome, the region CCAAAGGTAAAAATTACATAACCAGTACAGCAGCAGATCTGCCTAAGATTCTTACAGATATATATGCTGATAATTCAAAATTAAAGGTTCAGGATGGAGGAAATATTACAGCTAATGGTGAATATCAAGATTTAAAAGTTAAAATTCCTAATTCCAATGTAATGGAAGCTAATATATCCATGATTTCAGACTCAAAGGTTGAAGTAAAACTTTTAGATCCAAAAGGAACAGAAGTTAGTATACCATCGTCTAATGCAGTTTTTACTACATCTAAAAAGTATTCAATGCTTAAAATTATAAAGCCTACAGAGGGAGATTGGACAGTTAAGGTTAAAGGTGTAAGTGGCAGTAATATAAAAGTAAATTACATATTTAATTATGATTTACAGCTGGAAGCAAACTTTACTCCTTCCTCTCCTAAAAATGGAGATAAGTTAAAAGTGGAAGCTTATCTTGCAAGCAATGGACAAAAGATTACAGATAAAGCACTTTACACAAATATGAAGGGTAAGCTTATAGTAAAAAATATGAAGGATAATTCAGTTAAAGAAGTAGATTTGGATTATGCTGAGGGTGTTTTTAAAGGAGAATATTCAATTCCAGATAAGGGAAAATATGAACTTAAAGTTAGAGTTGATGGAAATAGTCTTTACAGAGAAAGTACGCCTTTATTAATTGGTAGTGATAATGGAGCGGCAGGTAGTTCAGCTGGAAAAACTAGTATGTTAAAAAAACCTGCAGTTTTAGGTGGTATTGGAGCTTTAGTTGCAGCTATTTTAATAGGAGGAGCATTAGCTTTAGTTAAAAAGAAGCGTGTTCAAGGCTTTGGACGTGTAGAATTAAATATAAAAGATGAAAATACTGATGAAATGTTACCTCCACAGTTTAGAAATTTAGATGGCTATGTTGGAAGCTTTACACTTTTTGAAGTATTATCTCTTAAAGAAGAATATAAGGAAACTGAAGACATAAAATTTATATTCAAGAATGATGATAGTCTTGAAATTTTAAATAAATCAAAATGTGTTATACAAAAATCAGGAAGAAAGCTTGAAAATGGTGAAAATATAACAATGTACAATGGAAACAAAATAACAGTATTTTTAAATAATGTATCAAAAAGTATAGTTGTAGAGTTCCGAGCTAAGTAAGATTATAAAATATGGAGGAGTTAATTTATGAATACTAGAATTAGAGAGCATCTTCAAGACCTTGAAGTTAGCAAGGGTGGAGGTATAATAAGTGATAAAATACGTATAGAAACTATATCAAATCCTATACTTGTAATAGGTCTTGGTGGAACAGGTATAGATGCAATGCTAAGACTTAAATATCAAATAAATAAAAGATTTATCCTTGAAGAAGATAAAATATCCAATACTAGAAAGGATAAACCTGAAAAAGTTGAATTTTTAGGATTTGAAACAAATCAGGGAGAAAAAAATAAGAGATATCCTGCAAATGGTGGAGTAGGATTAGATCCTCAAAGTGAGCTTGTTATGCTTTCAAATGCAGAAATAAGATCAATTTTAAATGATAGAAACATATTAGATGATTGTATAAAAGAATGGTTAGCGCCTGAACTTTCAGCAGAAAGTGGAACTGATGGTGCTGGTGGTATAAGACAGGTAGGAAGGCTCTTATTATTTACAAAGATCAATGAAATAGTAGACTGTATTGAGAAAAAGATAAGACGTCTTCAAGAGGATACAGATGAAACACTTCATGTATTTATACTTTCAGGACTTTCAGGAGGAACAGGAAGCGGAACCTTTATAGATATTGCTCATATAGTAAGAGGAATTATAAACAATATTAAAGGGGTTAAAGGTGACGATAGAGTTAATATAATGGGATATTTATTTACACCAGATGTTAACTTATCTAAGGCTTCTGACAACCAAAGCTCTCAATCCTACATTATAAAAAATGGATTTGCAGCATTGAAGGAATTAGATTACCTTATGGGAATTGCTGATAGACATGAAAGATTTAAACAGCAGTATAGAAATAGATTAACTGTAGATTCACCAATGCCTCCATTTAATCTTTGCCATTTAATATCTGCTA harbors:
- a CDS encoding vWA domain-containing protein, which codes for MIRKIKSILIIAAIVIFQLGNIPLVNAESSNTSSNLDVVFVLDSSGSMKESDPEEIRTEAIKMFLDMSQVQGNKFGLVAYSDNVVREHNLDTINSNDDKERIKNMALNIPLGQKTDTGAGILEAVNLMNSGHDKNHKPVIILLSDGKNDPQRKTEDSLNDLKSAISTCKDKGYPVYTIGLNYNGTVDKTQLEEMSNETKGKNYITSTAADLPKILTDIYADNSKLKVQDGGNITANGEYQDLKVKIPNSNVMEANISMISDSKVEVKLLDPKGTEVSIPSSNAVFTTSKKYSMLKIIKPTEGDWTVKVKGVSGSNIKVNYIFNYDLQLEANFTPSSPKNGDKLKVEAYLASNGQKITDKALYTNMKGKLIVKNMKDNSVKEVDLDYAEGVFKGEYSIPDKGKYELKVRVDGNSLYRESTPLLIGSDNGAAGSSAGKTSMLKKPAVLGGIGALVAAILIGGALALVKKKRVQGFGRVELNIKDENTDEMLPPQFRNLDGYVGSFTLFEVLSLKEEYKETEDIKFIFKNDDSLEILNKSKCVIQKSGRKLENGENITMYNGNKITVFLNNVSKSIVVEFRAK